Proteins encoded in a region of the Streptomyces sp. NBC_00258 genome:
- the argS gene encoding arginine--tRNA ligase, which translates to MASVTSLTAHVHQRLADALTAALPETAPADPLLRRSDRADFQANGILALAKKAKANPRDLATQVVDRLVKGDVIKDIEVSGPGFLNITITDSAITQNLAARATDPADRLGVPFKENPGTTVIDYAQPNVAKEMHVGHLRSAVIGDAVVQILEFVGETVVRRHHIGDWGTQFGMLIQYLDEHPHELDHGAAEDGAVTGEEAMSNLNRLYKAARTHFDSDEEFKTRARRRVVDLQAGDPHTLSTWQKFVDESKIYFFSVFEKLDMEIQDADIVGESGYNDMLDETCRLLEEAGVAVWSEGALCVFFDDVKGPDGNPVPLIVKKSDGGYGYAATDLSAIRDRVFGLKANNLVYVVDARQSLHFKMVFETARRVGWLNGDAKAEQLAFGTVLGKDGKPFKTREGETIRLVDLLDEAIDRATAVVREKAEKVGLTEDEIVENGRYVGIGAVKYADLSTSAVRDYKFDLDQMVSLNGDTSVYLQYAYARIRSILRKAGDARPLAHPELELAPAERALGLHLDQFGELLLDVASGYEPHKLASYLYQLASHLTTFYDQCQVLSDANPKEVVENRLFLVDLTARTLHQGMALLGIRTPDRL; encoded by the coding sequence ATGGCCTCGGTCACGTCCCTCACCGCCCACGTCCACCAGCGCCTGGCGGACGCGCTCACGGCAGCCCTGCCGGAGACCGCGCCCGCGGACCCGCTGCTGCGACGCAGCGACAGGGCGGACTTCCAGGCCAACGGAATCCTCGCCCTGGCGAAGAAGGCGAAGGCCAACCCCAGGGACCTCGCGACCCAGGTCGTCGACCGGCTGGTCAAGGGTGACGTGATCAAGGACATCGAGGTCTCGGGCCCCGGCTTCCTGAACATCACGATCACGGACAGCGCGATCACGCAGAACCTCGCGGCCCGCGCCACGGATCCGGCGGACCGCCTCGGCGTCCCGTTCAAGGAGAACCCGGGCACGACGGTCATCGACTACGCCCAGCCGAACGTGGCGAAGGAGATGCACGTAGGCCACCTCCGCTCCGCGGTGATCGGCGACGCGGTCGTCCAGATCCTGGAGTTCGTCGGCGAGACCGTCGTCAGGCGGCACCACATCGGCGACTGGGGCACCCAGTTCGGCATGCTCATCCAGTACCTGGACGAGCACCCGCACGAGCTGGACCACGGTGCCGCCGAGGACGGCGCGGTGACGGGCGAGGAGGCGATGTCGAACCTCAACCGCCTCTACAAGGCCGCGCGCACGCACTTCGACTCCGACGAGGAGTTCAAGACGCGGGCCCGGCGCAGGGTGGTCGACCTCCAGGCCGGCGACCCGCACACCCTGTCCACGTGGCAGAAGTTCGTGGACGAGTCGAAGATCTACTTCTTCTCGGTCTTCGAGAAGCTGGACATGGAGATCCAGGACGCGGACATCGTCGGCGAGTCGGGCTACAACGACATGCTGGACGAGACGTGCCGCCTCCTCGAAGAGGCCGGTGTGGCGGTGTGGTCCGAGGGTGCGCTGTGCGTGTTCTTCGACGACGTCAAGGGCCCGGACGGCAACCCGGTCCCGCTGATCGTGAAGAAGTCGGACGGCGGCTACGGCTACGCGGCGACGGACCTCTCCGCGATCAGGGACCGCGTCTTCGGCCTGAAGGCGAACAACCTCGTCTATGTGGTCGACGCCCGGCAGTCCCTGCACTTCAAGATGGTCTTCGAGACGGCGCGCAGGGTGGGCTGGCTGAACGGCGACGCGAAGGCGGAGCAGCTGGCCTTCGGCACGGTCCTCGGCAAGGACGGCAAGCCGTTCAAGACCCGTGAGGGCGAGACGATCCGGCTGGTCGACCTGCTCGACGAGGCGATCGACCGTGCCACGGCGGTGGTCCGCGAGAAGGCCGAGAAGGTCGGCCTGACCGAGGACGAGATCGTCGAGAACGGCCGGTACGTCGGGATCGGCGCCGTGAAGTACGCGGACCTGTCCACGTCGGCCGTCCGGGACTACAAGTTCGACCTGGACCAGATGGTGTCGCTGAACGGCGACACGAGCGTGTACCTCCAGTACGCGTACGCCCGTATCCGGTCGATCCTCCGCAAGGCCGGGGACGCGCGTCCGCTGGCCCACCCGGAGCTCGAACTGGCCCCGGCGGAGCGCGCGCTGGGTCTGCACCTGGACCAGTTCGGCGAACTGCTCCTGGACGTGGCGTCGGGGTACGAGCCGCACAAGCTGGCCTCGTACCTGTACCAGCTGGCGTCGCACCTGACGACGTTCTACGACCAGTGCCAGGTGCTGAGCGACGCGAACCCGAAGGAGGTCGTCGAGAACAGGCTGTTCCTCGTCGACCTGACGGCCCGCACGCTCCACCAGGGCATGGCCCTGCTCGGCATCAGGACGCCCGACCGCCTCTGA